A segment of the Salmo trutta chromosome 3, fSalTru1.1, whole genome shotgun sequence genome:
AAACCTTTATTCTCTTTCAGTGTATACCTTGTACCAGGAGTGTATAGGCAAGTTACCTTTCTCTTGTGGACATGGGAAACAACATTTAGGCCAGGATTCAATGCAAGGGGTGTTATAgcatttttttacaaaaaaaaagttttaaacattttttgtcatttagcagacgctcttatccagagcgacttacagtagtgaatgcatacatttcatatattttttttttttcctgtgctggtcccccgtggtaatcgaacccacaaccctggcgttgcaaacaccatgctctaccaactgagctacagggaagggggCTGTCTAGCGCAGCCCACTAGACAGAAGCCGACAATGTGCCTTTTAAAAGGCACTTATGAAAAACACTGCATCTCAGCTCAAGTGTAAACTGCACTTTAAAGTCACTTATAGTGCACTGTGCTATAACGCGCAGTGAATCCAGGCCTTAGACTTaagaaacacacaaatacacagttCTTGATCCATGATTGTTTACTTTAACAGTGAAGTACAGATCATCACATTCACAAAgcacttctctctgtctccactcaTAAAGGCACTCACGGAGAAAGCTCTCTTCGGGAGGACAAACTTTAAATGAAATTCACTTATCCATTTCCATTTGTCATTTTACTGAGTCTTGCGAAAATAAAATggctgaaaatatatatattttttaggtaTTGATAGGAAGTAGAATACAAATATAGACTAGATCTTCTCTTCATCTATTATATGAATTTTTCTACAGTTTCTCAGTTCATACGCACTGTTTTTCATAATGTCAATATTTTCTCTCGATTCATGAAACTTCCCACCCCCTAATGCTGCGAAAAATACCTTCAAGTAAGGAATCACCGAACTCTCCCAGCGAGCTCTTGTCACCGGCTGTTAAGTCGCTATCCATATTTGATAGTTTGATCGCTGGAAACTGGGTTGTAATTGTAGGCCCCTTTTTCATTTATAAATGTCATGTTTTTCTTGTTGCAGAGCAGGCTCCAGATCTGATGTGGCGGTCCAGACCTCCTTTCTCTATGTACGTCTTCCCACAGTCTTCACATTCGGACTTGGGCATACTGCCGTGGATGTGGGCCCTGTGCCTGCTGAGATTCCCCCTCTCTGAGAACCCCCTGCCGCAGTCTGGACAGAGGTGGGGCCTTTCCCCCGAGTGGATCAGCATGTGTTTACGCATGTTCCCACTGTCGTTGAAGCGTTTGTCGCATCTGGGGCAGGGAAATGGCTTCTCCCCGCTATGAGTGCGAACGTGCCTCTCCCGGTCACGGCGGGACATGAAGGCCTTCCCGCACTCCTGGCAGGAAAAATTTTTGGGCTTCTTTTTAGGTTCTGGAAACGAGgaaacaccacctctacctccctctctacctcttttGTCTCGACCTCGTGACGATGATGTTCTTTTCCTGTGCCACAGTGAGGACGCCTCTCGAAGAGCGGGTATGTCAGCGTCTGGGTCGTCCTGGAGGGTCTGGGGGTCGGCAGGGGCCCAGGTGgggtcctcttccccctccttgTCATCTGACTCCAAGTCGGAGCCCAGGATGGAAGAAAGAGAACGGCTGGCGGACTCAAAGCCCCGTCGACGCTGGGACTCACCTAGGGCCTCGTCGTCCTCTACGGGGGCTAGCCAGTCTCCAGTGCCCTGGTCCTCCTGTACCTCTGGTTCCGTCTCACCTTCCTCCTTACTCACAGGACTGGAGCCTGCAGCTGCCGAGGGCTGAGAGGGGGCCTGAAGCTTAGGGAGACCGGAATTCTTTGGATGGAACACTCCTCCAGACTTCTTCAGCTCTGCTTTCTCCTCCTCTCGGGCTGTACATGATTGGCTGGTTGGATCGTGAAGCTCAAGTTTCATTGGTTTAGAGTCAGGAATCTCCTTGTCTTGGCTCTCCTGTTTGGTAAGTAATAAAAGGGGCGTGACTGTGGTCTCATACTCCTCCTCTTTGATGTGCATTGGCCTCTGAGGCTCAGGGTTCGTAACAAATAATTCTGTCCGCTCCTGTTTGACACATGAGGTAGGGATGGATTCCTGACCTCTGGAGACCAGTTCGACCTCGGAATGTTCAGTTTTGGGCAGAACTCTTTGGGGTGACCCTGGTCCGTGTGAGCTGTCCATCTCCCAGGCCATCACCACTAGGACAAAACAAATGGTATTAGAACACATGACAtaagcatcttgtttacatttcATAACCACAATCAgctgtaaaaatgttttatttatttaacctttattcaatGGTGGAGTTCAGTTTGTTTCGCATGGCCAGATTACCAGGTTGGGTGGAGATTTCACTTAAAGgccaatggaatggtctaaaatggGCAACTCCGCCCACATGGGACAGGGCCTGCAAAACAAACTCTACCTTTGTAGAAAACCCGTGGTAGCACCAAGTATGTAtataaaccagtggaggctgcccATATTAATAgccggaacagagcaaatggaatggcatcaaacacctggaaaccatgtgttttatatatttgatactattccactgattccgctccagtcattatcacaagcccgttctccccaattaaagggccaccaacctcctgtgatataaACCAGTGTTGGGTTCAAGACCACCTAAAACCAAGACCGGAGCGAAtcaagaccgagtcaagaccgagacttGGAGGGGGACGAGAGGTCCGAGACAGAGTCAAGACCAGAATAATGTGAGTTCAATTCAAGACCATGACAGTAATTTTGTCaaaggcatctgccattcaacattttggagtgacagttGAATCAACCAATTACATTGTATTGTAATGGgtgggatgatttaacaaaacgtatggaaacttctgccttTCGGAAGGCCAACAGGTCACTGTGCAATAGCGAGCAGTAGTTTTACcacggtctagctagctagcttttgttgtagGATAGTTTGCAGCGGATGCAGCAGGTGTTATCGAAGATAATGTTGTTGTTAATTTGTTAGCTTCCCCCTTTAAAATAATTACTTTCAACATGAAGTTAAGTTTGAAATgatcatctggtgagtggaactgttTTTTATTGCAGcgagcttgctgttgttagccatctctttgaaaataacttgtgtgtgaaacattgttgcatttaaacttTAGATCACGGGTTACTTTGTGTGCTGAACATGAAAAGTTTTTTTGCAATGGTaagtaatagttgtacatttcTATTGGGAAATGCTGAGCCTAAaggttttgtttttttattcttatgattgggacctactggcttaATATGTCAGAGTGAATGGACTAGTGTCtttccatcggccctatgcagtggtgccTAAAGAAGTGGGTCCTGTGTGACGGAATTGCACCACTTTGTTAAAAATCTAAAATCACACTTTAAATAAATGAAAACGACACAAAtgtgatgttctaagtccacaacaatacttaaaccacatcaggagactattttattttttaggtctgggaagaaaaaaaaatacattgttggagggtgtagttgccctttaattcAATTGAGCAAAACAAATGCTTTCCCCATTGATACAAATCAGCATTAAATCATTCTGTCAGGTAGGCAAGTCAACATTTAATTGGAAAggttttttgggaaagcctttatAAATGTTCATGCAAACAGGCATGATGACTGAATTGCACATCgtaaatagcctactaaccaagACTAAGGACCAAACcttttcaatacctggtttgcatacccattgttgccttagttagcatttactgcTAGATATCATGAATTGAAATGTCTTTCCTACCCTACCGGCTACCAATGTAATtattctgtgagctgctccatgcaaCAACCAGTTTGAGAGCTGCGCGCTCTTGCTGCCTGCAGATTATATTCTGCTGAAACTAGGATATGTGTAATGCGCGCATGTGCATATATTTCACGTGCTTTGCAATTGTGTAGAcaactttgtgcatgatttccttATTGTACTACATAATTAATACTCTGTACACCTCcgctacactactttgatatgcAACCgaagggattaagaagtgagtttaggcaatgcccactgaaaaccCCTTACAAAATAAGATTgccgttttgaaactgcagtcaactgtggtattttggacgcagtaattgcagaataaccgcagttatactgcactccgACTGCAATATTTTTTCATAAGGGACAAAGTTGGTATAGGTCATAtacctgcatatagcctccactacATCATtggccctttgtgttttacaaaaGTGCACTCTCCTACATGAGTGTGCTGGTATTatggttgctgtcctttcagcatcaacagcctgtcacactgaaggcctaggGGTCCAATAGGTTCGTCACTGCGCAAACATGTCTACTATAGAttttctccctgtctccccttACTAATAGTAAGCATGCAACTTAGTCAAcaatttaccccactcttccctacCAGAGAGTCAAGGAAATTCAAACAAACTTTAAGGATTTTTTCAATGAAAGTACAGTAATGTTACAAGTAAAGTAGGAATCCCATGTTTCAATAGTCAACAAGATATTGTTTCAAGAAAGGAGTATATATATTTGGCCTGGCAAAGCGTTTTTAtgcgctgactgaatggaagctgttAATGATGGGCTTTTTACTCCGCTGGTCTGAAATTACAGGTCCTCACTGTCCGAGACCAGGTAAAAATGTATCTGACAACTAGACAAGACCAAGACACTCAATGTGTACTACTACAACACTGATTTAAACCCTGGACTGCTGATTAAATGTATTgtccaatgagaggctttgaagacaccggtcggccatattgtcACTCCCagaaggagcagtcctccatcgGAATGAATGGAACTCTACAGTATTTCAAgtcaaatgtttcaaggacaaaatgacatgtatactgaacaaaaaatataaacacaacatgcaacaatttcaaagattttacagagttacagttcatatgaggaaatcagtcaattgattaggctctaatctatggattttgcatgactaggaatacagatatccatttgttggtcacagataccttgcaattgtgtttgttgtccgtagcctatgcctacccataccacaaccccaccaccaccatggggaaGCAAACCGGTCGCCCACAGGACTCCATaaacatggtctgtggttgtaaggccggttggaggtactgccaaattccctaaaaTTTTGttagaggtggcttatggtagagaaatgaacattaaattatttggcaacagctctggtggacattcctgtagtcagcatgccaattgcacactccctcaaaacttgagacatctgtaacaaaactgcagattttagaatggccttttattgtccccagcacaaggtgcacctgtgtaatgatcatgctgtttaatcagcttcttgatatgccacacctgtcaggtggatggattatcttggcaaaggataaatgctcactaacggggatgtaaacaaatttgtgcataacatttgagagaaataagatttttgtgcgtgtagaacatttctgggatcttttatttcagctcatagaaccaacactttatatgttgcgttttatatttttgttcagtgtatttaagtattttttgttgttgtagtggggacattAACATTAGTAATCAATAAAAAATGTGCTCATATAAAATCATTTACaattatgcattaaggtgtctgtaatataataaacgtgGCGAAAACGAATGTAGACGTTAATAAATGCATttatatagcttccaaaatatatgTTTAACAATTGTGAGGAAGTGCGAAGATGGAGGCACGCACGTCggcttcaacacagcgcccccAATCAGTcttttatataaatatttttgCGAAGATGGAGGCACGCACATTGGCTTGAACACAGCGCCCCCAATCAATattctagtgtatatataaatatttgggtaAGACATGGTTCTGGCTTCAGGTGGACTAGTTGTGAATTATGGAAAACGCACTTTCTCCACGGCTTGCTGAGTCTGCCGAGAGGGCGGGGTC
Coding sequences within it:
- the LOC115171734 gene encoding myeloid zinc finger 1 — translated: MAWEMDSSHGPGSPQRVLPKTEHSEVELVSRGQESIPTSCVKQERTELFVTNPEPQRPMHIKEEEYETTVTPLLLLTKQESQDKEIPDSKPMKLELHDPTSQSCTAREEEKAELKKSGGVFHPKNSGLPKLQAPSQPSAAAGSSPVSKEEGETEPEVQEDQGTGDWLAPVEDDEALGESQRRRGFESASRSLSSILGSDLESDDKEGEEDPTWAPADPQTLQDDPDADIPALREASSLWHRKRTSSSRGRDKRGREGGRGGVSSFPEPKKKPKNFSCQECGKAFMSRRDRERHVRTHSGEKPFPCPRCDKRFNDSGNMRKHMLIHSGERPHLCPDCGRGFSERGNLSRHRAHIHGSMPKSECEDCGKTYIEKGGLDRHIRSGACSATRKT